One part of the Candidatus Mancarchaeum acidiphilum genome encodes these proteins:
- the agl3 gene encoding UDP-sulfoquinovose synthase produces the protein MKIMILGIDGYIGWALGLRLIANGHDVIGVDNFYTRKAVREVGSDSALPLPSMETRIKEAKKVFGKEIQFYNLDIKNFAKISELIKRYKPDAIVDFAEQRSAPYSMVDAEHAIYTMHNNIEGTINVLYAIKQFSPDTHLVKMGTMGEYGTPKFDIPESAFVNTSINGKEDLITVPKWGGSWYHWSKVHDTNDILFANKIWGITATDIMQGPVYGTRTKEIVNKKLFTRLDFDGVWGTVINRYCVEAILGMPLTPYGKGGQTRAFLSLEDSVESLKRLIENPPNKGEYRVVNQFTEIYTVMELANEVKAIAEKLGINAEIKPIENPRVEAEQHYYNPERNVLPKLGILKPSRTLPDEVYAILSDLKNYRKRLEKYRDVLMPKVKWRD, from the coding sequence ATGAAAATAATGATATTGGGAATTGACGGCTACATAGGTTGGGCTTTAGGGTTAAGGCTGATTGCAAATGGGCATGATGTTATAGGGGTCGATAACTTCTACACGCGCAAAGCGGTGCGTGAGGTAGGGTCCGATTCTGCGCTACCTTTGCCTTCGATGGAAACCAGGATAAAAGAAGCAAAGAAAGTCTTTGGAAAAGAGATTCAATTCTATAATTTAGATATAAAGAACTTTGCAAAAATCTCAGAGCTTATAAAGAGGTACAAGCCGGATGCGATAGTAGATTTTGCAGAGCAAAGATCTGCACCTTATTCGATGGTGGATGCAGAACATGCAATATATACGATGCACAACAATATAGAGGGAACTATAAATGTGCTCTATGCGATAAAACAGTTTAGCCCAGATACGCACTTAGTAAAAATGGGGACAATGGGCGAATATGGAACTCCTAAATTTGATATACCTGAATCTGCATTTGTCAATACAAGCATAAACGGCAAGGAAGACCTTATAACCGTGCCTAAGTGGGGAGGATCGTGGTACCATTGGTCAAAGGTGCACGATACTAATGATATACTTTTTGCCAACAAAATCTGGGGCATAACCGCTACAGATATAATGCAAGGGCCTGTTTATGGCACAAGGACAAAAGAGATAGTTAACAAGAAACTGTTTACAAGGTTGGATTTTGATGGTGTATGGGGAACGGTGATAAACAGATACTGTGTTGAAGCGATCCTCGGAATGCCTTTAACGCCTTATGGGAAGGGCGGACAGACAAGAGCATTCCTTTCTTTGGAAGATAGTGTCGAATCGCTAAAAAGGCTTATAGAGAATCCCCCCAATAAAGGAGAATATAGAGTTGTAAACCAGTTCACTGAAATTTATACGGTAATGGAGCTTGCTAATGAGGTAAAGGCGATTGCGGAAAAGCTAGGCATAAATGCCGAAATAAAGCCTATAGAAAACCCTAGGGTAGAGGCTGAGCAACACTATTACAATCCTGAAAGAAATGTCTTGCCTAAGCTCGGCATATTGAAGCCATCCAGAACTTTGCCGGATGAAGTTTATGCAATTCTTTCAGATCTGAAAAATTATAGGAAAAGACTTGAAAAATACAGGGATGTATTAATGCCAAAGGTAAAATGGAGAGACTGA
- a CDS encoding FHA domain-containing protein, with protein MVLQDLSDLKGNLNPINSNNILGNNRNLKPLQANNGTAFMKPKNESKVSSNNSANSYLKAGGEAHGAQASITMQELATSQKKALDFIKANGWEGMTFPDIHWIQFEKGSYKLKDEDGYTNKTYKIFVQPDLKHFGEAIEYTAVALDKIIRNHSLSGAIWKIAKVNGVLGEGFGESELRKPTLEKIVIYANSQEDMEEIVRSLNSQFGEKAFDYGTERDLNAYGPSNGAKFTYGISPLVHVRLGGAGHHNNLYYSRQIKGENTSKPQDEWAIKPEIIDELRKDASRFNMEKAPKFKSVNQKINLHNSEITLNPSHGTIDLYLAGEKHLQIVKTRNWNVPYLLIDPAKLDVANERGFKTIREDKEIHIGRDPQINAGRFEFPDTISRDHLTIVLHNGKITIKDISSNGTVILLNK; from the coding sequence ATGGTGCTGCAGGATTTGTCGGATTTAAAAGGCAATCTTAATCCAATTAATAGTAACAATATTTTAGGCAATAACAGAAATTTGAAACCGTTGCAAGCTAATAATGGAACGGCGTTTATGAAGCCAAAAAACGAGAGTAAAGTTTCTAGCAATAACTCTGCAAATAGTTATTTAAAGGCTGGAGGGGAGGCTCATGGCGCACAAGCCAGCATAACGATGCAGGAGCTCGCCACGAGCCAGAAAAAGGCTTTGGATTTCATAAAAGCTAATGGATGGGAAGGAATGACCTTTCCGGATATCCATTGGATACAATTTGAAAAAGGCAGTTACAAGCTAAAGGATGAAGATGGCTATACAAACAAAACATATAAGATATTCGTCCAGCCTGATTTAAAGCATTTTGGAGAAGCGATTGAATATACTGCAGTGGCATTGGATAAGATTATTAGAAACCATAGTTTATCTGGTGCAATATGGAAAATTGCAAAGGTTAATGGTGTTTTAGGAGAGGGCTTTGGTGAAAGTGAACTCAGAAAACCTACCTTAGAGAAGATTGTGATTTATGCTAATTCGCAGGAGGATATGGAGGAAATTGTCAGGTCCCTCAATTCCCAGTTTGGTGAAAAGGCATTTGATTATGGAACTGAAAGAGACTTAAATGCATACGGCCCATCAAATGGGGCTAAATTTACATACGGCATAAGCCCATTGGTCCATGTAAGGCTTGGGGGTGCAGGACATCATAATAACCTTTATTACTCAAGGCAGATTAAAGGGGAAAATACAAGCAAGCCCCAGGATGAATGGGCAATTAAGCCAGAAATAATTGACGAATTAAGGAAGGATGCCTCAAGATTCAATATGGAAAAAGCGCCTAAATTTAAAAGTGTTAATCAGAAGATAAATCTCCATAATTCTGAAATCACTTTAAATCCTTCACATGGCACTATAGATTTGTATTTAGCTGGCGAAAAGCATCTGCAGATAGTTAAAACAAGGAATTGGAATGTCCCTTACTTATTGATAGATCCGGCCAAACTTGATGTTGCAAATGAAAGAGGATTCAAGACAATAAGGGAGGACAAGGAAATACATATAGGCAGAGACCCTCAGATAAATGCAGGGAGGTTTGAATTTCCAGATACCATTTCAAGAGACCATTTAACAATTGTATTGCATAATGGGAAGATCACAATAAAGGATATCTCATCAAATGGCACTGTTATCTTATTGAACAAGTAA
- a CDS encoding class IV adenylate cyclase — translation MVEEYTQEVEKRALLDRSEYNKVKGKLEELGASYNGIAHVKDVYFCKKDAKSFSEVEMNDIGSFSLRLRGQRNGNMGPAEATMNVKIITKEGDHNSWEEHETGIESIDEASAIFKAIGFKPFCTIEKDRSKYVLDGTNILLEDIEDFGLGVEAEIITNKEDSDAAKEKIDKVLAKIGISKSDIVEKSITNRIMKEKSYF, via the coding sequence ATGGTAGAAGAATATACGCAGGAGGTTGAAAAGAGGGCATTGCTCGACCGCTCGGAATATAATAAGGTTAAAGGAAAGCTTGAGGAACTGGGCGCTTCCTATAATGGGATAGCCCATGTGAAAGATGTATACTTCTGCAAGAAAGATGCAAAGTCATTCTCTGAAGTAGAGATGAATGATATTGGATCATTCAGCTTAAGGCTAAGGGGGCAGAGAAATGGGAATATGGGGCCTGCTGAAGCCACTATGAATGTAAAGATAATAACAAAAGAGGGAGACCACAATTCATGGGAGGAGCATGAAACTGGAATTGAATCAATAGATGAAGCGTCAGCCATTTTCAAGGCGATAGGCTTCAAGCCCTTCTGCACTATAGAAAAGGACAGATCCAAGTATGTGCTTGATGGAACTAATATACTGCTTGAGGATATTGAGGATTTTGGCTTGGGTGTCGAAGCTGAAATAATAACTAACAAAGAGGACAGTGATGCAGCCAAGGAAAAAATAGATAAGGTTTTGGCAAAGATCGGGATAAGCAAATCAGATATAGTTGAAAAAAGCATAACTAATAGGATAATGAAGGAAAAATCCTATTTTTAA
- a CDS encoding class I SAM-dependent methyltransferase — MVRDIRDLYNTYWRQESIRLKEDAYHSIEFSTTLMFLSKYLPKGGLILDAGGGTGVYTMELAKKGHDVVLLDLSKENIDEAKKEITKLKEKRRVKDTIVGDITDLSRFKDSTFDAVLCLGGPISLVYGKSNRRKAMSELVRVAKPGAPIFISVMNRYGYALLAPRGWPKEIATTNFVNALTKG, encoded by the coding sequence ATGGTAAGGGATATAAGGGACCTTTATAATACATATTGGAGGCAGGAATCTATCAGACTTAAGGAAGATGCCTACCATTCGATTGAATTCAGCACCACGCTTATGTTTCTAAGTAAATACCTTCCGAAAGGCGGATTGATACTTGATGCTGGAGGGGGAACTGGAGTATACACAATGGAATTGGCCAAGAAAGGCCACGATGTAGTCCTCCTTGATTTATCAAAAGAGAATATCGATGAGGCAAAAAAAGAGATAACGAAGCTGAAGGAAAAAAGAAGGGTTAAAGACACTATAGTTGGAGATATAACAGATCTCTCAAGATTCAAGGATTCCACATTTGATGCAGTATTGTGCCTTGGAGGCCCTATATCTTTGGTATACGGAAAATCAAATAGAAGGAAAGCGATGTCTGAATTGGTAAGGGTCGCAAAACCTGGCGCCCCTATATTTATATCCGTGATGAACAGATATGGATACGCATTATTAGCGCCTAGAGGTTGGCCTAAAGAGATAGCTACAACCAATTTCGTAAATGCTTTAACCAAAGGCTAG
- a CDS encoding D-glyceraldehyde dehydrogenase — protein sequence MKLFINGSWCSSSSGNTIEKLSPVTGKKMYNFPAATKDDVDNAIDAAYNSWEKWYSLGSVSRSKIIYKAKDLIEKNRKQLEDILVKENGKIRPEAVGEVDGVIDQLQYYAEFARKITGDIVEGEKANRKILQYKVPYGVVVAITPWNFPAAMVARKIAPALMTGNSVVLKPSSDTPGSAEFLVKMFLKAGIPKGVLNLVTGKGSEIGDYIIAHKKVSLVSMTGSTFTGQRIMEKASSNMAKLILELGGKAPFMVWEDADLNTALKVFMWAKYSNSGQSCIAAERLYVHERVFDKFMKMIAEASRKLTVGDPEKAKMGPLINKAALANMSKYVDEAKAEGGKVITGGGKPKLSKELKEGYFYEPTIVTGVSQESKLFQEEVFGPVIGAAKVSSFDEMLEKANDSKYGLASYLFTKDFKLANKAAEAVRFGELYINMPGPEASQGYHTGFRLTGQAGEGSKYGIAEYLKLKNVYIEY from the coding sequence ATGAAACTCTTTATAAATGGCTCATGGTGTAGTTCAAGCAGCGGCAATACTATAGAAAAGCTTAGCCCTGTTACAGGCAAGAAGATGTATAATTTCCCAGCAGCCACCAAGGACGATGTTGATAATGCGATAGATGCGGCATATAATTCATGGGAGAAATGGTACTCATTAGGATCGGTAAGCAGGTCAAAGATTATTTACAAGGCAAAGGATCTTATAGAGAAGAATAGGAAGCAGCTTGAAGATATACTTGTAAAAGAGAATGGAAAGATAAGGCCTGAAGCGGTAGGGGAAGTTGATGGCGTGATAGACCAGCTTCAGTACTACGCGGAATTTGCAAGAAAGATAACAGGCGATATAGTAGAAGGCGAGAAGGCCAACAGAAAGATATTACAATACAAAGTGCCGTACGGGGTTGTTGTTGCAATCACTCCTTGGAATTTCCCAGCAGCCATGGTAGCTAGGAAGATAGCACCTGCTCTCATGACTGGAAATTCGGTAGTCCTGAAGCCAAGCAGTGATACTCCAGGAAGTGCAGAATTCTTGGTAAAGATGTTCTTAAAGGCAGGGATCCCAAAAGGTGTTCTAAATCTTGTTACAGGTAAAGGATCAGAGATAGGGGATTATATCATAGCACACAAGAAAGTGTCCTTGGTATCAATGACAGGATCAACATTTACAGGGCAGAGGATAATGGAGAAGGCATCCTCAAACATGGCAAAGCTAATATTGGAGCTTGGAGGTAAGGCGCCTTTCATGGTATGGGAAGATGCAGATTTGAATACAGCACTAAAAGTATTCATGTGGGCAAAATATTCTAATTCAGGGCAGTCATGCATTGCTGCTGAAAGGCTTTACGTTCACGAAAGGGTATTCGACAAGTTCATGAAGATGATTGCAGAAGCTTCAAGGAAGCTTACAGTGGGGGATCCGGAGAAAGCAAAGATGGGGCCATTGATAAACAAGGCAGCGCTTGCCAATATGTCAAAGTACGTAGATGAAGCCAAAGCGGAAGGAGGCAAGGTAATAACGGGAGGTGGAAAGCCAAAGCTTTCAAAAGAGCTAAAGGAGGGGTACTTCTACGAGCCAACCATAGTTACAGGAGTCAGCCAAGAATCCAAGCTCTTCCAAGAAGAGGTATTTGGCCCGGTCATAGGAGCGGCAAAGGTATCCTCATTCGACGAGATGCTTGAGAAAGCCAACGATTCCAAATACGGGCTTGCGTCATACCTGTTTACCAAGGACTTCAAGCTTGCGAACAAGGCAGCAGAAGCGGTGCGCTTTGGAGAACTTTATATCAATATGCCGGGCCCTGAAGCGTCCCAAGGATACCATACAGGATTCAGGCTGACAGGTCAAGCAGGAGAAGGAAGCAAGTATGGAATTGCAGAGTACCTAAAGCTAAAGAACGTTTATATAGAATATTGA
- a CDS encoding mandelate racemase/muconate lactonizing enzyme family protein, with translation MSKIKDIDIMEVGDIEEGEKSSPWSSTIVVLRMTTSDGIVGYGEAPTTLMTKPVIEEAREMARVLKGKDPTEIEKNSLEVYKHSFYMPESMETTSAFSAIEIASWDIIGKTYGVPVYKMLGGRLNEKIKAYANGWYSDCVSADSFAKKAKEVSKAGFKAMKFDPFGDAYDEIDKEHLEHAVDVIGAVKDAAKGSDVLIECHGRFNANSAIRMARAIEGLEPAFVEEPVHSDNIMGLKRLRTTTNVPIALGERVMNKNLFLPYLTDDLVDIVQPDITNCRGILEGKKIASMAESFGVEVAFHNAFGPIQTAASLNVDITIPNFFMQESFEHFWPEWKKKLVKGGYKLEDGMFTISGKPGLGIDVNERILEEYKVDGMEPFNPNEPSWAVKGTWKPPK, from the coding sequence ATGAGCAAGATAAAAGATATCGATATAATGGAAGTGGGGGACATAGAGGAAGGCGAGAAATCCAGCCCATGGAGCTCAACAATAGTAGTATTGAGGATGACCACTTCTGATGGGATAGTTGGGTATGGAGAGGCACCAACTACCTTGATGACAAAACCAGTAATTGAGGAAGCAAGGGAGATGGCAAGGGTCTTGAAGGGAAAAGATCCGACCGAGATAGAGAAAAATTCCCTTGAAGTGTACAAGCACTCTTTCTATATGCCAGAGTCGATGGAGACAACCTCTGCATTTAGCGCAATTGAGATTGCCTCATGGGACATAATCGGAAAGACGTATGGGGTGCCCGTTTACAAGATGCTCGGAGGCAGGCTCAATGAAAAGATCAAGGCATACGCAAATGGATGGTACTCCGATTGTGTTTCAGCAGACAGCTTTGCAAAAAAGGCAAAGGAGGTATCGAAGGCAGGATTTAAGGCAATGAAGTTTGATCCATTCGGCGATGCTTATGATGAGATAGACAAGGAACATTTAGAGCACGCTGTTGATGTAATTGGAGCAGTGAAGGATGCAGCGAAAGGCTCTGACGTGCTGATAGAGTGCCATGGAAGATTCAATGCAAATTCCGCGATAAGAATGGCCAGGGCTATTGAGGGCTTGGAGCCTGCATTTGTAGAGGAACCTGTGCATTCTGACAATATAATGGGCTTGAAAAGGCTCAGAACCACTACGAATGTGCCTATAGCTCTTGGCGAAAGGGTAATGAACAAAAACCTGTTCCTTCCGTATTTGACCGATGATCTGGTCGATATAGTGCAGCCAGATATAACAAATTGCAGAGGGATTCTAGAGGGGAAGAAGATAGCGTCGATGGCTGAATCCTTTGGTGTTGAAGTTGCCTTCCATAATGCATTTGGACCGATACAGACAGCTGCATCTTTGAATGTAGACATCACTATACCAAATTTCTTTATGCAGGAGAGCTTTGAGCATTTCTGGCCTGAATGGAAGAAGAAATTGGTAAAAGGCGGATACAAGCTGGAAGACGGAATGTTCACGATAAGTGGAAAGCCAGGGTTGGGGATAGATGTAAATGAACGTATATTGGAAGAGTACAAGGTTGACGGCATGGAACCCTTCAATCCCAATGAGCCTTCATGGGCCGTAAAAGGGACCTGGAAGCCGCCAAAATAA
- a CDS encoding dihydrodipicolinate synthase family protein translates to MLYQHRKYGMVTPTVTLLRQGSIDLDAVKSLMQFLKKSGAKGAFIAGSTGNAPMLSLNEHKEVIKQYIKYAKEEHLATFVGIGRDSIDETVAMGEYSIELGADKLVAVTPYYMKEDQKQMHAYYSELLSKLDSEVLIYNIPSLTGNNIEAETVAKLAEENSNLIGIKSTNADFDQFQKLIYYTDNDFLVFQGYDHLLLPSLELGASGGVCGTTNLTDIAEKLYESYNRKEPAKSIKLHKQLSSIYHMLEPYEFPAVYNAMFYKTIMGTEIAKEPELFGNLSKKEASLLSKKLSGLL, encoded by the coding sequence ATGTTGTATCAGCACAGGAAATATGGTATGGTAACGCCTACGGTTACACTTTTAAGGCAGGGTTCAATAGATTTGGATGCAGTAAAATCACTGATGCAATTCCTTAAGAAAAGCGGTGCAAAAGGTGCATTCATTGCAGGCTCTACCGGAAATGCCCCAATGCTAAGCCTGAACGAGCACAAGGAGGTAATAAAGCAGTATATCAAATATGCAAAAGAAGAGCATCTTGCAACGTTTGTCGGAATCGGGAGAGATTCGATAGACGAGACAGTGGCAATGGGGGAATATTCAATTGAACTAGGTGCGGATAAGCTTGTTGCTGTAACACCCTATTATATGAAAGAGGACCAGAAGCAGATGCACGCATATTATTCAGAGCTGTTGAGCAAGCTTGATTCGGAAGTTCTTATATACAATATACCATCACTTACCGGCAATAATATAGAAGCCGAAACTGTTGCCAAGCTTGCGGAGGAGAATAGCAATTTGATAGGGATAAAGTCAACTAATGCGGATTTTGACCAGTTCCAGAAGCTGATATATTATACGGACAATGACTTTCTTGTATTCCAGGGGTACGACCATCTTTTGCTGCCTTCTCTTGAGCTTGGTGCATCCGGGGGGGTATGCGGGACTACTAATTTAACCGACATTGCCGAAAAGTTGTACGAATCATACAACCGCAAAGAGCCTGCAAAAAGCATCAAGTTGCACAAGCAGCTGTCAAGCATATACCATATGCTTGAGCCCTATGAGTTCCCTGCGGTGTACAATGCGATGTTCTATAAGACAATAATGGGAACCGAGATAGCAAAAGAGCCAGAACTTTTTGGTAACTTAAGCAAAAAAGAGGCAAGCTTACTATCAAAGAAGCTAAGTGGCTTGCTTTGA
- a CDS encoding cyclase family protein, translating to MVIEEGMLVYPGDPKLHIYKHTGIPKSKTNVSLIHIGSHTGTHVDAERHIKNGGKTADMIPVDTFYGKCKVLNLTKSGNSIGEKELKKFKINKGDIILLKTNNSLKQYDTFRKDFAHLTEDGARYLISKKIKTLGIDYMSIKKFNADDIVHTLTIENMTLFEGIYLKGVPAGTYTFVGLPLKIKCDGGPARAILIKK from the coding sequence ATGGTTATAGAAGAAGGCATGCTTGTATATCCAGGAGATCCTAAGCTGCACATCTACAAGCATACCGGCATCCCGAAAAGCAAGACCAATGTATCATTGATACATATCGGAAGCCATACAGGCACACATGTCGATGCTGAAAGGCATATAAAAAATGGAGGTAAAACAGCAGACATGATTCCGGTTGACACATTCTACGGCAAATGCAAGGTCCTTAATTTAACAAAATCTGGAAATTCAATAGGAGAGAAGGAGCTTAAAAAATTTAAGATAAACAAGGGAGACATAATACTTTTGAAGACAAATAATTCGCTTAAGCAATATGATACCTTTAGGAAGGATTTTGCACACCTTACAGAAGACGGGGCGAGGTACTTGATCTCCAAAAAGATTAAAACGCTTGGCATAGACTACATGAGCATAAAGAAATTCAATGCTGATGACATAGTGCATACGCTCACAATAGAGAATATGACTCTTTTTGAAGGTATTTACCTCAAAGGAGTGCCTGCAGGCACTTATACATTTGTTGGCCTGCCCCTAAAGATAAAATGCGATGGCGGGCCTGCAAGGGCAATATTGATCAAGAAATGA
- a CDS encoding glycoside hydrolase family 15 protein — protein sequence MVLDYGVIGNCRTLALVKKDTSIDWLCLPRFDSPSVFSKLLDDKNGGSFKIIPVGEYEIKQEYIENTNVIKTNFSNSTTEFDVIDYFPYYNKGYVTLRNSEVHRVIVRKRGKPIIKVLVDPKMEYNRYVPSKQIDNNKIIFSYKNTSLYLYSNLGLKEILNGTEIELPENSYILIAYNKLKYSTDIRYIMQEMENTINHWRGWSRRIKGGKEYRPLKVRSALVLRLLTYDDTGAIVAAGTTSIPEIKGSVRNWDYRYSWIRDSSFTVEALIKLGLIDQAYSFIKWLNAIYAEYGMSLQVLFKVSRGEYISESILDNMGGYENSKPVRIGNKAYQQRQTDIIGELLNSIYLFYLKENASPRIGEISWDLIFSFVETIINDWRKKDHSIWEFRGTSKDYTFSKVMCWVAVDRGIKIARRLGHNDVIERWSKERKKIKASIMRYGWNKKVQAFTQYYSSSSLDASLLLMPSFGIIGWKDQRMLSTIDAIKKELTNGPFVMRYKDRDEFGMPKSAFIACSFWLVNALYYTGNKEEAIRMFDRAVAFQNHMGLFSEDIDMKTGELLGNFPQAYSHVALINSITALFGKK from the coding sequence TTGGTTTTGGATTATGGAGTTATAGGAAATTGCAGGACGCTTGCTCTTGTAAAGAAGGACACATCTATTGATTGGCTTTGCCTGCCAAGATTTGATTCACCATCGGTATTCTCAAAGCTTCTTGATGATAAAAATGGAGGCAGCTTCAAAATAATTCCGGTAGGGGAATACGAGATAAAGCAGGAATACATAGAGAATACAAATGTTATTAAGACAAACTTCAGCAACAGCACTACCGAATTTGATGTAATAGACTACTTCCCATATTACAACAAAGGATATGTTACCTTAAGGAATTCAGAGGTTCATAGAGTAATTGTAAGAAAGCGCGGAAAGCCCATTATAAAGGTACTGGTGGATCCCAAAATGGAATACAATAGGTACGTGCCAAGCAAACAGATTGATAACAACAAGATAATTTTTTCATACAAAAATACATCGTTGTATTTATATTCAAACTTAGGATTAAAGGAGATATTAAATGGCACGGAAATAGAATTGCCTGAAAACAGCTACATATTGATTGCGTACAACAAGCTAAAATATTCAACGGACATCAGATACATAATGCAGGAGATGGAAAACACTATAAACCATTGGAGAGGGTGGTCCAGAAGGATAAAAGGTGGAAAGGAGTACAGGCCCCTGAAAGTGCGCTCCGCATTGGTGCTGCGCCTATTGACATATGATGATACCGGAGCCATAGTAGCTGCAGGGACTACATCAATACCAGAAATAAAAGGGTCGGTAAGGAACTGGGATTATAGGTACTCATGGATACGCGACTCTTCATTCACTGTTGAAGCCCTTATAAAGCTTGGGTTAATAGATCAAGCTTACAGCTTCATAAAGTGGTTAAACGCAATCTATGCAGAATACGGGATGAGCCTGCAGGTTTTGTTCAAAGTAAGCAGGGGTGAATACATAAGCGAATCCATATTGGATAATATGGGAGGTTATGAAAATTCGAAGCCTGTAAGGATAGGGAACAAGGCTTACCAGCAGCGCCAGACTGATATTATAGGAGAACTCCTCAATTCCATATATCTGTTCTACCTTAAGGAAAATGCAAGCCCTAGAATAGGAGAGATAAGCTGGGATCTCATATTCAGCTTTGTAGAAACTATAATCAATGATTGGAGGAAGAAGGACCACAGCATATGGGAATTCAGGGGTACTAGCAAGGATTATACATTTTCAAAAGTGATGTGCTGGGTTGCTGTAGACAGAGGGATAAAGATCGCCAGGAGGCTCGGCCACAATGATGTAATAGAAAGATGGTCAAAGGAAAGGAAAAAGATAAAAGCAAGCATAATGAGATATGGATGGAATAAAAAAGTGCAAGCTTTTACCCAATATTACAGTTCAAGCAGCCTTGATGCAAGCCTGCTTCTTATGCCATCATTTGGAATTATCGGGTGGAAGGATCAGAGGATGCTGAGTACAATAGATGCGATAAAAAAGGAATTAACTAACGGGCCATTTGTAATGAGATATAAGGACAGGGATGAATTTGGGATGCCAAAGAGCGCTTTTATCGCATGCTCATTCTGGCTTGTAAATGCCTTATATTATACTGGAAATAAAGAAGAAGCAATAAGGATGTTTGATAGGGCAGTTGCGTTCCAGAATCACATGGGGCTGTTTTCTGAAGACATAGACATGAAGACAGGAGAGCTCCTTGGCAACTTCCCACAGGCATATTCACATGTGGCATTGATAAACTCAATTACCGCATTATTCGGCAAGAAATAA
- a CDS encoding class I SAM-dependent methyltransferase encodes MPKNDKIAVLSGYHLNEIMAKVNEGAKEGDISLNLGISKTKFYHVAEKVVFPEYNSSIDLSEIKKLLKKRSLNDCFTVNDDQLIWIYSFSDQYGVLKLYEPKVDYPPTLFINGSYMHAIRVSKPTEEAFEKAKMLKGVSGNVLDTCFGLGYSTIQLRKYQSIKKVVACEISPEAIEIAKVNPWSNDAFMDKSIDLHNEDVSEFAKAAKEKSFDGILHDPPNFNKFEYLYSESFYSELCRILKPNGKLYHFIGTKGTGNLGIYRSAKRKLQAAGFSRVTEGYRGLIAIK; translated from the coding sequence ATGCCAAAAAACGATAAAATTGCTGTGTTATCAGGGTACCACTTGAATGAAATAATGGCAAAGGTAAATGAAGGGGCTAAAGAAGGAGATATAAGCCTTAATCTCGGAATATCCAAAACCAAATTTTACCATGTGGCCGAAAAAGTGGTATTTCCTGAGTATAATTCAAGCATTGATCTTTCAGAAATCAAAAAGCTTTTGAAGAAAAGATCCCTTAACGACTGTTTTACGGTAAATGATGACCAACTTATTTGGATATACAGCTTCAGCGATCAATATGGAGTTTTAAAGCTCTATGAGCCAAAGGTGGATTATCCACCCACTTTGTTCATTAATGGAAGTTATATGCATGCGATAAGAGTGTCAAAGCCAACAGAAGAGGCATTTGAGAAAGCAAAGATGCTAAAAGGGGTATCAGGCAATGTGTTAGATACATGCTTTGGGCTTGGCTACTCAACAATACAGCTAAGGAAGTATCAGAGCATTAAAAAAGTAGTTGCCTGTGAAATATCCCCAGAAGCAATAGAGATAGCAAAAGTTAATCCATGGTCAAATGATGCATTTATGGATAAATCGATAGATTTGCACAATGAGGATGTATCTGAGTTTGCAAAGGCGGCAAAAGAAAAGAGTTTTGATGGGATACTGCATGACCCTCCAAACTTCAATAAATTTGAGTATCTATATTCGGAATCGTTCTATTCTGAACTTTGCCGTATACTCAAGCCCAATGGAAAGCTTTACCATTTCATAGGGACCAAAGGAACAGGTAACCTGGGCATATACAGGAGTGCAAAAAGAAAGCTTCAAGCAGCAGGCTTCAGTAGAGTTACTGAAGGTTATAGAGGGCTTATCGCGATAAAATAA